The following proteins are co-located in the Candidatus Kaelpia aquatica genome:
- the rplL gene encoding 50S ribosomal protein L7/L12 encodes MVESIETLSVMELSVLVKALEEKFGVSAAMPMMAGPMAAGAGAGAAEVEEKSIFDVVLTEIGSNKIQVIKEVRAVSSLGLKEAKDLVEAAPKAVLTGIKKEEAEEIKQKLEAVGAKVELK; translated from the coding sequence ATCGTTGAATCTATAGAGACTCTGTCTGTTATGGAGCTTTCAGTGCTTGTAAAAGCACTTGAAGAGAAGTTCGGTGTCTCAGCTGCAATGCCTATGATGGCAGGACCTATGGCTGCAGGTGCTGGTGCTGGAGCGGCAGAGGTAGAAGAGAAGTCTATTTTTGATGTTGTATTAACAGAGATAGGTTCTAACAAGATCCAGGTTATCAAGGAAGTTAGAGCTGTGTCTAGTCTCGGATTAAAAGAAGCTAAAGATCTTGTAGAGGCTGCTCCTAAGGCTGTCTTAACCGGGATTAAAAAAGAAGAGGCTGAGGAGATTAAGCAGAAGTTAGAAGCAGTGGGAGCAAAGGTAGAATTAAAATAG